One genomic window of Devosia salina includes the following:
- a CDS encoding ABC transporter substrate-binding protein, with the protein MTKTYPLRALALAALLSVAPMTHALAGKADDTMRVAFTEEILELDYNYTTKREYIIISDLIDDTLFSVDPETNEFLPALASGYEYLDELTIEVTLRDDVTFHNGKKLTAADVAYTYNWMIDPASESNAGATHESWLAGVDVVDELTVRFNLKNDYPLAIRDLASRVRIRPENTYHVNGEVVRNAAALEPVGLGPYRVASFEPGQDLVLERFDEYYDDSPKGEPAIKTIVIRTIPDIGTQQAELMSGSVDWMYNVPLDVAQSMGETPAAEHLSGPDLRVSFIVLDAAGYTDPDGPLTNPLVRQAMNHAVNKADIARYLIGGSAQAIHTPCHPAQFGCVTDIANYEYNPERAKELLAEAGYPDGFPLDLWAYRERPMAEAVAADLGLAGINVNLRYVQLESLNQARASQDIPAYIGTWGSGGTADTAAIASIHFNETTDRNLSGDAEVSRLIQAAEETSDQDERLAIYTEALNIIADQAYWVPLVTYSVNYLVSPDLDFPLSADGLPRLYQASWK; encoded by the coding sequence ATGACAAAGACCTATCCACTGCGCGCTCTTGCGCTCGCGGCCCTGCTCAGTGTCGCGCCGATGACCCACGCTCTCGCAGGCAAGGCCGACGACACCATGCGGGTCGCCTTCACCGAGGAAATTCTCGAACTAGACTACAATTACACGACGAAGCGCGAATACATCATCATCTCCGACCTGATCGACGACACGCTGTTCAGCGTCGACCCGGAGACCAATGAATTCCTGCCGGCCCTGGCCAGCGGTTACGAGTATCTCGACGAACTCACCATTGAGGTCACGCTGCGCGACGATGTCACCTTCCACAACGGCAAGAAGCTGACCGCGGCGGACGTGGCCTATACCTACAACTGGATGATCGACCCTGCCAGCGAATCCAATGCCGGCGCCACCCATGAAAGCTGGCTTGCGGGCGTCGATGTCGTCGACGAACTGACGGTGCGCTTCAACCTCAAGAACGACTATCCGCTCGCCATTCGCGACCTAGCCAGCCGCGTGCGCATCCGACCGGAAAACACCTATCACGTCAATGGCGAGGTCGTGCGCAATGCCGCTGCGCTGGAGCCAGTCGGCCTCGGGCCCTATCGCGTTGCCTCGTTCGAGCCGGGCCAGGATCTGGTCCTGGAGCGCTTTGATGAATATTACGACGACAGCCCCAAGGGTGAACCGGCGATCAAGACCATCGTCATTCGCACCATTCCCGACATCGGCACCCAACAGGCCGAGCTGATGAGCGGAAGCGTGGACTGGATGTACAATGTGCCGCTGGACGTGGCCCAGAGCATGGGTGAGACCCCGGCCGCCGAGCATCTCTCCGGGCCGGACCTGCGCGTCTCCTTCATCGTGCTCGATGCGGCTGGCTATACCGACCCGGATGGTCCGCTGACCAATCCACTGGTGCGGCAGGCCATGAACCATGCCGTCAACAAGGCCGATATTGCTCGATACCTGATCGGCGGTTCTGCTCAGGCGATCCATACCCCCTGCCACCCGGCACAATTCGGCTGTGTCACCGATATTGCCAATTATGAATACAACCCCGAGCGGGCCAAGGAGCTGCTCGCCGAAGCGGGCTATCCCGACGGGTTCCCGCTCGATCTCTGGGCCTATCGCGAGCGGCCCATGGCCGAAGCGGTGGCGGCCGACCTCGGCCTTGCCGGCATCAATGTCAACCTGCGCTATGTGCAGCTTGAATCGCTCAACCAGGCCCGCGCCAGCCAGGATATTCCGGCCTATATTGGCACCTGGGGTTCGGGCGGCACCGCCGACACGGCGGCCATCGCCTCGATCCACTTCAACGAAACGACCGATCGCAACCTGTCGGGTGATGCGGAAGTGTCGCGGCTGATCCAGGCCGCCGAGGAAACCAGCGATCAGGACGAGCGCCTGGCCATCTACACCGAAGCGCTCAACATCATCGCTGACCAAGCCTATTGGGTGCCGTTGGTGACCTATTCGGTCAACTATCTGGTCAGCCCGGATCTGGACTTCCCGCTCAGCGCCGATGGCCTGCCACGGCTTTATCAGGCAAGCTGGAAGTAA
- a CDS encoding ABC transporter permease, with the protein MFRYIVQRGALALAVALVVSFATFMLLNFATDPASAIAGEDATPEVVERIRLAYGLDRPVLVRYFDWLGGVAQGDFGESYYWNKAVSQLVLERAPVTIALALSSLLVTILIAIPLGAVAALNPNSWADRFALTFAVSAQAMPNFWLGLLLIILFGVMVPILPISGDSTWQHFVLPALVLGASSVPAVMRLTRTGLIEVMESDYIRTARSKGYRGFALLRRHAMRNALLPVVSVLAVQLGNKLGGSVIIETVFAINGLGRLALQSILGSDIPTVQMLIFIFAITFVVMNLLADLLNAALDPRIRIG; encoded by the coding sequence ATGTTCAGATATATTGTCCAGCGCGGAGCCCTGGCTCTGGCCGTTGCCCTGGTGGTGTCCTTCGCCACCTTCATGCTGCTCAATTTCGCCACCGACCCGGCCTCGGCCATTGCCGGCGAAGACGCGACGCCCGAAGTGGTCGAGCGCATACGCCTCGCCTATGGCCTGGATCGCCCGGTCCTGGTTCGCTACTTTGACTGGCTCGGCGGTGTCGCGCAGGGTGATTTCGGCGAGAGCTACTACTGGAACAAGGCCGTCAGCCAATTGGTGTTGGAACGGGCGCCTGTCACCATCGCGCTGGCGCTGTCATCGCTGTTGGTCACCATCCTCATTGCCATCCCGCTGGGCGCCGTGGCCGCCCTCAATCCCAATAGCTGGGCCGACCGATTCGCCTTGACCTTCGCCGTTTCGGCCCAGGCCATGCCCAATTTCTGGCTCGGCCTGCTGCTGATCATTCTCTTTGGGGTGATGGTGCCGATCCTGCCCATTTCGGGCGACAGCACCTGGCAGCATTTCGTGCTCCCGGCGCTCGTCCTGGGCGCCAGCTCGGTGCCCGCCGTGATGCGGCTCACCCGCACGGGACTGATCGAGGTGATGGAGTCCGACTATATCCGCACCGCCCGGTCCAAGGGCTATCGCGGCTTTGCCCTGCTCCGGCGCCACGCCATGCGCAACGCCCTGCTCCCAGTTGTGAGCGTCCTCGCGGTCCAGCTTGGCAACAAGCTCGGCGGTTCGGTGATCATCGAAACGGTCTTTGCCATCAACGGCCTCGGCCGGCTCGCCCTGCAGTCGATCCTGGGATCGGATATCCCGACCGTGCAGATGCTCATCTTCATCTTCGCCATCACCTTCGTGGTGATGAACCTCCTGGCTGACCTCCTCAATGCAGCCCTGGACCCAAGGATCCGCATCGGATGA